A genomic window from Pecten maximus chromosome 2, xPecMax1.1, whole genome shotgun sequence includes:
- the LOC117322119 gene encoding lysosomal thioesterase PPT2-A-like isoform X1 yields MLIIIVNHGKSILAVICSFCTDQYRGTIRHTTNQLSNMAIRCMLLVCTLVSGLLLDHADSIRSIIYMHGITAAPDEADPLRQWVDEAFPGTNVTAINAFNHLQSVVPMWTQVNTIKEMVRDAMVNNPEGVNLICFSQGGLICRGLLSVLPHNVNNFISVSSPQAGQYGDTMYLQYFFPNYLKQNVYKFFYSDVGQQWSIANYWHDPHQEALYTQYNKFLAALDNDTATPNATQYKNNFLRLKKLIMIGGPDDGVITPWQSSHFGFYDGNETVVPMKNQKFYEQDSFGLKTLDTRGDVVTHIVPGVQHTHWMKTRMVFEKFIKPWLTG; encoded by the exons ATGTTAATAATCATAGTCAACCATGGTAAAAGCATTCTTGCTGTCATCTGTTCTTTCTGTACGGATCAGTATCGAGGCACGATAAGGCACACTACAAATCAGTTGTCCAATATGGCGATAAGGTGTATGTTGTTAGTATGTACATTAGTGTCTGGTTTACTACTTGATCATGCTGACAGTATTAGGTCTATCATCTATATGCATGGAATCACAGCCGCGCCAGATGAAGCGGATCCGTTGAGGCAATGGGTGGATGAG GCATTTCCAGGGACAAACGTTACGGCAATCAATGCCTTTAACCATTTACAAAGTGTGGTTCCTATGTGGACCCAGGTAAACACCATTAAGGAAATGGTGAGAGACGCCATGGTAAATAACCCTGAGGGAGTCAACCTCATATGTTTCTCTCAAG GCGGATTGATATGCAGGGGACTACTTTCTGTTCTTCCTCACAACGTCAACAACTTCATCTCTGTCAGTTCGCCACAAGCAGGGCAGTATGGAG aTACTATGTATTTGCAGTATTTCTTCCCAAACTACCTCAAACAAAACGTCTACAA GTTTTTCTACTCAGACGTGGGACAACAATGGTCTATCGCCAACTACTGGCACG ATCCCCACCAGGAGGCGCTGTACACGCAGTATAACAAGTTTTTAGCAGCGCTAGACAACGACACTGCCACCCCTAATGCCACAC agtataaaaacaattttctgCGATTGAAGAAACTGATAATGATTGGCGGGCCGGATGACGGCGTCATCACTCCTTGGCAGTCAAG CCATTTCGGATTTTATGACGGTAATGAAACAGTGGTACCGATGAAAAATCAGAAG TTTTACGAGCAGGACTCGTTCGGGCTGAAGACGTTGGATACCCGGGGTGATGTTGTCACTCACATCGTACCCGGTGTACAGCATACACACTGGATGAAAACAAGGATGGTGTTTGAAAAATTCATCAAACCATGGCTAACAGGATAA
- the LOC117322119 gene encoding lysosomal thioesterase PPT2-A-like isoform X2, translated as MVTRFMFLALTYMLVDHAESIRPIIFMHGIIAAPDEADPLKGFVEEAFPGTNVTAINAFNHLQSVVPMWTQVNTIKEMVRDAMVNNPEGVNLICFSQGGLICRGLLSVLPHNVNNFISVSSPQAGQYGDTMYLQYFFPNYLKQNVYKFFYSDVGQQWSIANYWHDPHQEALYTQYNKFLAALDNDTATPNATQYKNNFLRLKKLIMIGGPDDGVITPWQSSHFGFYDGNETVVPMKNQKFYEQDSFGLKTLDTRGDVVTHIVPGVQHTHWMKTRMVFEKFIKPWLTG; from the exons ATGGTGACACGCTTTATGTTCCTGGCATTAACTTACATGCTTGTAGACCATGCTGAAAGTATCAGACCGATCATTTTTATGCATGGAATCATAGCGGCACCAGATGAGGCTGACCCTCTGAAGGGGTTCGTGGAGGAG GCATTTCCAGGGACAAACGTTACGGCAATCAATGCCTTTAACCATTTACAAAGTGTGGTTCCTATGTGGACCCAGGTAAACACCATTAAGGAAATGGTGAGAGACGCCATGGTAAATAACCCTGAGGGAGTCAACCTCATATGTTTCTCTCAAG GCGGATTGATATGCAGGGGACTACTTTCTGTTCTTCCTCACAACGTCAACAACTTCATCTCTGTCAGTTCGCCACAAGCAGGGCAGTATGGAG aTACTATGTATTTGCAGTATTTCTTCCCAAACTACCTCAAACAAAACGTCTACAA GTTTTTCTACTCAGACGTGGGACAACAATGGTCTATCGCCAACTACTGGCACG ATCCCCACCAGGAGGCGCTGTACACGCAGTATAACAAGTTTTTAGCAGCGCTAGACAACGACACTGCCACCCCTAATGCCACAC agtataaaaacaattttctgCGATTGAAGAAACTGATAATGATTGGCGGGCCGGATGACGGCGTCATCACTCCTTGGCAGTCAAG CCATTTCGGATTTTATGACGGTAATGAAACAGTGGTACCGATGAAAAATCAGAAG TTTTACGAGCAGGACTCGTTCGGGCTGAAGACGTTGGATACCCGGGGTGATGTTGTCACTCACATCGTACCCGGTGTACAGCATACACACTGGATGAAAACAAGGATGGTGTTTGAAAAATTCATCAAACCATGGCTAACAGGATAA